A single window of Rhodococcus jostii RHA1 DNA harbors:
- a CDS encoding NAD-glutamate dehydrogenase domain-containing protein, with the protein MSSTTSTLALSLPEGYVEERDRPPVPDVAILDRLTADAFDLHVDTVGPNENRQLRVTLYSGDSTVSLERVLRLLGSLDLEVEGQRTSVFRRADGLVCRLYDFRVSAGPLVASAVASGSVEPESVLETFRAMWSGRAEADRFNVLVLAAGLDWREVVLLRAYARFLRQSALPYDQGRIEAVLLSRPEFASALVELFHAHFDPSRPGGGTSRDDDVEQCARRVELLLADVEGLDADRILRAYSGLVAATTRTNFYRDGALGPARPQLSLKFRSGEIDELPRPRPFYEVFVYSPDMEGVHLRYGPVARGGLRWSDRLDDYRTEILGLVKAQAVKNAVIVPAGAKGGFVVRNPSSTGQDCYRQFISGLLDVTDNLSDTAESVHPDGVVCRDGDDPYLVVAADKGTATFSYTANDVARTYDFWLGDAFASGGSVGYDHKKMGITAKGAWVSVTRHLAELGIDVDPTPRREQAWQERRRLFELPRSSWADYDRTLISEGGGVWSRESKSIPVSSQMRTALGLASSVTTLTPPEMIRAILAAPVDLLFNGGVGTDVKASSESHTDAGDKANDTVRIDAGRLRARAVAEGGNLGMTPLARIEFARTGGLVNTDALDNSAGVDCSDHEVNIKILLDSLPVDRRLDPVRRSDLLGSLTDDVSELVLANNRAQNRVLGDARSNAHRMVDVHARMVNDLVEKRGLDCDLEALPNPDGFAELSEAGVGLTSPELATLLAHAKLDLKAELEDTDVFSDGYFSERLGAYFPAALRSVLPVDAHPLRQEILATEIVNDIFARGGLTYAYRLREETGAGPADVVRAFVIASEVFGLAELWSDIAAAKLPPATEYELVVEARRLLDRASRWFLANRRQPLSVDAEIDDFRRHVHIHSGDVGGWLRGAEVLAMEDTRRSYDEAGVETSIARRIADGLYRFSLLDIVDVARELEHDVAEVAPLYFALSDHLGVDRWLIKVSALPRGERWHTLARVALRDDLYRSVRLLTRDVLSSGEPGDEPDSRILLWESTNRARIERARRTLSEIDAASTHDLASLSVAARHVRSMA; encoded by the coding sequence ATGAGCTCGACCACGTCCACGCTCGCACTGTCCCTGCCGGAAGGCTATGTCGAAGAACGGGATCGGCCGCCCGTTCCCGACGTCGCGATCCTCGACCGCCTGACCGCCGACGCATTCGACCTGCACGTCGACACCGTCGGACCGAACGAGAACCGGCAACTGCGGGTCACGCTCTACAGCGGAGACTCGACCGTGTCGCTCGAACGGGTGCTGCGACTTCTCGGGAGCCTCGACCTCGAGGTCGAGGGTCAGCGGACGTCGGTGTTCCGCCGCGCCGACGGACTGGTGTGCCGGCTCTACGACTTCCGGGTGTCCGCGGGACCGCTCGTCGCGTCCGCGGTGGCCTCGGGATCCGTCGAACCCGAGTCCGTCCTGGAGACGTTTCGTGCGATGTGGTCGGGCCGCGCGGAGGCGGATCGGTTCAACGTGCTGGTGCTCGCCGCCGGCCTGGACTGGCGGGAGGTGGTGCTCCTGCGCGCGTACGCACGCTTCCTGCGGCAGAGTGCTCTGCCGTACGACCAGGGCCGGATCGAGGCGGTCCTGCTGTCGCGTCCCGAGTTCGCGTCGGCGCTCGTCGAGCTGTTCCACGCGCATTTCGATCCATCCCGTCCCGGTGGCGGCACGTCCCGCGACGACGACGTCGAACAGTGTGCGCGCCGGGTCGAATTGCTGCTCGCCGACGTGGAGGGCCTCGACGCCGACCGTATCCTGCGCGCATACTCGGGCCTCGTCGCGGCGACGACCCGCACCAACTTCTATCGGGACGGCGCGCTCGGTCCGGCTCGTCCCCAGTTGTCGCTGAAGTTCCGCTCCGGCGAGATCGACGAACTTCCGCGGCCGCGGCCGTTCTACGAGGTCTTCGTGTATTCGCCGGACATGGAGGGCGTGCACCTGCGATACGGACCCGTCGCGCGCGGCGGGCTCCGCTGGTCCGACCGCCTCGACGACTACCGCACCGAGATCCTCGGTCTCGTCAAGGCGCAGGCAGTGAAGAACGCCGTCATCGTGCCCGCGGGCGCCAAGGGCGGTTTCGTCGTGCGCAACCCGTCGTCCACCGGCCAGGACTGCTACCGGCAGTTCATCTCCGGGCTGCTCGACGTCACCGACAACCTTTCGGACACAGCCGAATCGGTTCATCCGGACGGTGTCGTCTGCCGGGACGGCGACGACCCCTACCTCGTGGTGGCGGCGGACAAGGGCACTGCCACGTTCTCCTACACCGCCAACGATGTGGCCCGGACGTACGACTTCTGGCTCGGTGACGCGTTCGCGTCCGGTGGTTCGGTCGGCTACGACCACAAGAAGATGGGCATCACCGCGAAGGGTGCGTGGGTGAGCGTCACCCGGCATCTGGCCGAACTCGGAATCGACGTCGACCCCACGCCCCGCCGGGAACAGGCCTGGCAGGAACGCCGCCGGTTGTTCGAGCTGCCGCGGTCGTCGTGGGCCGACTACGACCGGACTCTCATCAGTGAAGGCGGTGGCGTCTGGTCGCGTGAGAGCAAATCGATTCCGGTGAGCAGCCAGATGCGGACGGCGCTCGGTCTCGCCTCGTCGGTGACGACGCTGACGCCGCCGGAGATGATCCGCGCCATCCTCGCCGCCCCGGTGGATCTCCTGTTCAACGGCGGCGTCGGGACGGACGTCAAGGCCTCGTCGGAGTCGCACACGGACGCGGGTGACAAAGCGAACGACACCGTCCGGATCGATGCGGGCCGGCTGCGTGCACGCGCTGTCGCCGAGGGCGGCAACCTGGGTATGACGCCGCTCGCTCGCATCGAATTCGCCCGCACGGGTGGGCTCGTCAACACCGACGCACTGGACAATTCGGCCGGAGTGGACTGTTCCGACCACGAGGTCAACATCAAGATCCTGCTCGACTCGCTGCCCGTCGACCGGCGGCTGGACCCGGTGCGGCGCTCGGACCTGCTCGGTTCGCTCACCGACGACGTGTCGGAACTCGTGCTCGCGAACAATCGCGCGCAGAACCGGGTACTCGGCGACGCCCGGTCGAATGCCCACCGGATGGTGGACGTGCACGCGAGGATGGTGAACGACCTGGTCGAAAAGCGCGGCCTGGACTGCGACCTGGAGGCGCTTCCGAACCCCGACGGCTTCGCCGAACTGTCGGAGGCAGGGGTCGGACTGACCTCGCCGGAACTGGCGACCCTCCTCGCCCACGCCAAGCTGGATCTGAAAGCGGAACTCGAGGATACGGACGTCTTCTCCGACGGGTACTTCTCCGAACGGCTCGGCGCGTACTTCCCCGCCGCGCTGCGCTCCGTCCTCCCCGTCGACGCGCACCCCCTCCGCCAGGAGATCCTCGCCACCGAGATCGTGAACGACATCTTCGCCCGCGGCGGGCTCACGTACGCGTACCGGCTGCGCGAGGAGACGGGGGCCGGACCCGCGGATGTGGTGCGCGCGTTCGTCATCGCGTCGGAGGTGTTCGGGCTTGCGGAACTCTGGTCCGACATCGCCGCGGCGAAGCTGCCGCCGGCGACGGAGTACGAACTGGTCGTCGAGGCCCGCAGGCTGCTCGACCGGGCGTCGCGGTGGTTCCTCGCCAACCGTCGTCAGCCGCTGTCGGTGGACGCCGAGATCGACGATTTCCGGCGCCACGTCCACATCCATTCCGGTGACGTCGGCGGATGGCTCCGCGGCGCGGAGGTGCTGGCGATGGAGGACACGCGTCGCTCCTACGACGAGGCGGGCGTCGAGACGTCCATCGCCCGTCGTATCGCGGACGGCCTCTACCGGTTCAGCCTGCTCGACATCGTGGACGTCGCCCGCGAACTGGAGCACGACGTCGCCGAGGTGGCGCCGCTCTACTTCGCGCTCTCCGATCACCTCGGCGTGGATCGATGGCTGATCAAGGTGTCGGCGCTTCCGCGGGGCGAGCGGTGGCACACCCTCGCCCGGGTGGCGCTGCGGGACGACCTGTACCGCTCCGTCCGCCTCCTGACCCGGGACGTACTGTCGTCGGGGGAGCCCGGTGACGAACCGGACTCCCGGATTCTGCTGTGGGAGAGTACGAATCGAGCGAGGATCGAGCGTGCTCGCCGGACGCTGTCGGAGATCGACGCCGCGTCCACCCACGATCTCGCGTCGTTGTCGGTCGCGGCGCGCCACGTGCGATCGATGGCATAA
- a CDS encoding aspartate aminotransferase family protein has protein sequence MTTTVSQELLPTGQSLDAARVEGERAYALDRAHVFHSWSAQEQITPMTILASEGSYVWDGAGNRMLDFSSQLVNTNIGHQHPKVVAAIQDQAAKLCTIAPQYANDARSEAARLIAERTPGDLNKVFFTNGGADANEHAVRMARLHTGRYKVLSRYRSYHGGTDTAINLTGDPRRWPNDYGNSGVVHFHGPFLYRSQFHSENEQQETERALEHLDQLIRLEGPNSIAAIVLESVPGTAGIMVPPPGHMAGVREICDRYGIVFIADEVMSGFGRTGKWFAIDHVGVVPDLITFAKGVNSGYVPLGGVAISEKIAATFADRPYPGGLTYSGHPLATAAAVATINAMEDERIVENAARIGSEILGPGLRGLADRHPSIGEVRGLGVFWAIELVADRATKEPLAPYGASSPAMNEVIAACKAGGLLPFANFNRIHAVPPCTVTEAEAREGLAILDTVLDIADAHRNS, from the coding sequence ATGACGACGACAGTCTCCCAGGAACTCCTGCCCACCGGTCAGTCCCTCGATGCGGCGCGCGTCGAAGGGGAGCGCGCATATGCCCTCGACCGTGCGCACGTGTTCCACTCGTGGTCCGCGCAGGAGCAGATCACCCCGATGACGATCCTCGCGTCGGAGGGTTCGTACGTGTGGGACGGCGCCGGGAACCGCATGCTCGACTTCTCGTCCCAGCTCGTCAACACGAACATCGGGCACCAGCACCCCAAAGTCGTTGCCGCCATCCAGGATCAGGCCGCGAAGCTGTGTACCATCGCACCGCAGTACGCGAACGACGCCCGCTCCGAGGCCGCCCGGCTGATCGCCGAGCGGACCCCGGGTGACCTGAACAAGGTGTTCTTCACCAACGGCGGCGCCGACGCCAACGAGCACGCCGTGCGCATGGCCCGGTTGCACACCGGCCGCTACAAGGTGCTGTCGCGGTACCGCTCGTACCACGGCGGCACGGACACCGCGATCAACCTCACCGGCGACCCGCGCCGGTGGCCCAACGACTACGGCAACAGCGGAGTCGTCCACTTCCACGGGCCGTTCCTGTACCGGTCGCAGTTCCACTCGGAGAACGAGCAGCAGGAAACCGAGCGCGCGCTCGAGCACCTCGACCAGCTGATCCGCCTCGAGGGGCCGAACTCGATCGCTGCGATCGTGCTCGAATCGGTTCCCGGGACCGCGGGGATCATGGTGCCCCCGCCCGGCCACATGGCCGGTGTGCGCGAGATCTGCGACCGCTACGGCATCGTGTTCATCGCCGACGAGGTGATGTCCGGGTTCGGCCGGACCGGAAAGTGGTTCGCGATCGACCATGTCGGTGTCGTTCCCGACCTGATCACGTTCGCGAAGGGGGTCAACTCCGGCTACGTGCCGCTCGGTGGTGTCGCGATCAGCGAGAAGATCGCGGCGACGTTCGCCGACCGGCCGTACCCCGGCGGGCTCACCTACTCGGGACACCCGCTCGCCACCGCGGCCGCCGTCGCGACGATCAACGCGATGGAGGACGAGCGGATCGTCGAGAACGCGGCCCGGATCGGCAGCGAGATCCTCGGCCCCGGACTGCGGGGCCTCGCCGACCGGCACCCGTCGATCGGTGAAGTCCGCGGACTCGGCGTGTTCTGGGCGATCGAACTCGTCGCCGACCGTGCCACGAAGGAACCGCTGGCTCCGTACGGCGCCTCCAGCCCGGCGATGAACGAGGTGATCGCGGCGTGCAAGGCAGGAGGATTGCTGCCGTTCGCCAACTTCAATCGCATTCACGCCGTGCCGCCGTGCACCGTCACCGAGGCCGAGGCCCGTGAGGGGCTCGCGATCCTCGACACGGTTCTCGACATCGCGGACGCACACCGCAACTCCTGA
- a CDS encoding 5-oxoprolinase subunit B family protein yields MRILDVGESAVLAEFEDLDTVLAHFRALDDSRPPGVVEVIPAARTVLVRFDHGATSRDRVAKWVRTTEPEATVAEDPPDEIRIAVRYDGPDLEDVAELTGLGVDGVVAAHSGTPWTVAFCGFAPGFCYLTGGAPELHVPRRATPRTSVPAGTVALGGEFTGIYPRSSPGGWQLIGTTDEPIWDAERTPPALLRPGVVVRFAPVSTY; encoded by the coding sequence ATGCGCATCCTCGACGTCGGAGAAAGCGCGGTCCTCGCCGAGTTCGAGGACCTCGACACCGTGCTCGCGCATTTTCGTGCGCTGGACGACTCCCGGCCACCCGGGGTCGTGGAGGTGATCCCCGCGGCGCGCACCGTCCTGGTGCGGTTCGACCACGGCGCGACCAGTCGTGACCGCGTCGCGAAGTGGGTGCGGACCACGGAACCGGAGGCGACTGTCGCCGAGGATCCCCCGGACGAGATCCGGATAGCGGTGCGCTACGACGGTCCCGACCTCGAGGACGTGGCCGAGCTGACCGGTCTCGGTGTCGACGGCGTCGTCGCCGCACACAGCGGAACACCGTGGACGGTGGCGTTCTGCGGCTTCGCCCCGGGTTTCTGTTACCTCACCGGCGGCGCACCCGAGCTGCACGTGCCGCGCCGTGCGACGCCTCGGACCTCCGTCCCCGCCGGGACCGTGGCACTGGGCGGGGAGTTCACGGGAATCTACCCCCGCAGCTCGCCCGGCGGGTGGCAACTCATCGGCACCACCGACGAACCGATCTGGGATGCCGAACGCACTCCCCCCGCCCTGCTCCGCCCCGGCGTCGTCGTGCGCTTCGCGCCCGTGAGTACTTATTAA
- a CDS encoding CoA-acylating methylmalonate-semialdehyde dehydrogenase has protein sequence MTHSDGAAQTRTITHWFDNKSFTGTSGNTAAVTNPATGAVTGQVALASVEDARAVIDAAAAAFPAWRDTSLAKRTQVIFTFRELLNARKGELAEIITAEHGKVVSDALGEVSRGQEVVEFACGIAHLLKGGMTENASTNIDVSSLRQPVGPVGIISPFNFPAMVPMWFFPIAIATGNTVVLKPSEKDPTAAIWMAELWAEAGLPAGVFNVLQGDKTAVDELLTNPAIKAISFVGSTPIAQYVYATGTAHGKRVQALGGAKNHAIVLPDADLDLAADAMVNAGFGSAGERCMAISALVAVGDIADELVAKIKDRTDTLKIGDGTRDSDMGPLVTKVHRDKVASYIDAGENDGATIVVDGRTVQANGGKDGFWLGPTLIDHVTTDMSVYTDEIFGPVLSVIRVGSYDDALELVNSSPFGNGTAIFTNDGGAARRFQNEVEVGMVGINVPIPVPMAYYSFGGWKNSLFGDTHAHGTEGVHFFTRGKVVTTRWLDPSHGGLNLGFPQNN, from the coding sequence ATGACACACAGCGATGGCGCAGCGCAGACCCGGACCATCACGCACTGGTTCGACAACAAGAGTTTCACGGGTACGAGTGGCAACACCGCTGCGGTGACGAATCCGGCGACCGGTGCCGTGACCGGTCAGGTCGCCCTCGCCAGCGTCGAGGACGCCCGCGCCGTCATCGACGCCGCCGCCGCCGCGTTCCCCGCCTGGCGCGACACCTCCCTTGCCAAGCGCACCCAAGTGATCTTCACGTTCCGGGAACTGCTCAACGCCCGCAAGGGCGAACTCGCCGAAATCATCACCGCCGAGCACGGCAAGGTCGTCTCCGACGCACTCGGTGAGGTGTCCCGCGGCCAGGAGGTCGTCGAATTCGCCTGCGGCATCGCACACCTGCTCAAGGGCGGCATGACCGAAAACGCCTCCACCAACATCGACGTCTCCTCCCTCCGCCAACCCGTCGGCCCGGTCGGGATCATCTCCCCGTTCAACTTCCCCGCCATGGTCCCGATGTGGTTCTTCCCCATCGCCATCGCCACCGGCAACACCGTCGTCCTCAAACCCAGCGAGAAGGACCCGACCGCCGCGATCTGGATGGCCGAACTCTGGGCCGAGGCCGGCCTGCCCGCGGGGGTGTTCAACGTGCTGCAGGGCGACAAGACCGCCGTCGACGAACTGCTCACCAACCCCGCCATCAAGGCCATCAGCTTCGTCGGCTCCACCCCCATCGCCCAGTACGTCTACGCCACCGGCACCGCCCACGGCAAACGCGTCCAAGCCCTCGGCGGGGCGAAGAACCACGCCATCGTCCTCCCCGACGCCGACCTCGACCTGGCCGCCGACGCCATGGTCAACGCCGGCTTCGGCTCCGCCGGGGAACGCTGCATGGCCATCAGTGCCCTGGTCGCGGTCGGCGACATCGCCGACGAACTCGTCGCCAAGATCAAGGACCGCACCGACACCCTCAAGATCGGCGACGGCACCCGGGACTCCGACATGGGACCACTGGTGACCAAGGTGCACCGCGACAAGGTCGCCTCCTACATCGACGCCGGCGAAAACGACGGCGCCACCATCGTCGTCGACGGGCGCACCGTGCAGGCCAATGGCGGCAAGGACGGGTTCTGGCTCGGCCCGACCCTGATCGACCACGTCACCACCGACATGTCCGTCTACACCGACGAAATCTTCGGACCCGTCCTCTCCGTCATCCGCGTCGGCTCCTACGACGACGCCCTGGAACTGGTGAACTCCAGCCCGTTCGGCAACGGCACCGCCATCTTCACCAACGACGGCGGCGCCGCCCGACGATTCCAGAACGAGGTCGAGGTCGGCATGGTCGGCATCAACGTCCCCATCCCCGTCCCGATGGCGTACTACAGCTTCGGTGGCTGGAAGAACTCCCTCTTCGGCGACACCCACGCCCACGGCACCGAAGGCGTCCACTTCTTCACCCGCGGCAAGGTCGTCACCACCCGCTGGCTCGACCCCAGCCACGGCGGCCTCAACCTCGGATTCCCCCAGAACAACTGA
- a CDS encoding PucR family transcriptional regulator, which produces MQPTIVDILALPVVQAGTPELIGGGPLDRPVRWVHVSDLPDLSNLLQGGELVLTTGQPLADDSSSVAYLEGLAAAGAAGLVVELGVHVDTVPDGVARAADRLSFPVVALHRQIRFVEVTEEVHRSIVAEQYDEVAFARHAHEVFTDLSMKRASLGEIVDAAAGMLGAPIVLEDLNRQVLAFAAQGTTAADLLAEWERRSRLTPVSHQTAVDGPESWTTTPVGAHRQEWGRLVAPRPVAAEGRARMTLERAAQALALNRMVEQDRTALEQQAQSGLVDELRRGRIQDEAEATARAHALGLRPALTYLPMTIRVSETASADQVLAQRRRVNMLDAVRHAVRTSRQTALTANTRAGQIDLLLSHPPASTPDALPELCAAIRAALIRLDGVLQCTIGVGPESTRLLDAAGGLTESAHIAEVALSLPPGDKVFHRAADIRLRGLLALIRTDPRVQAFAETELRGLLEHQARHGGDSVDVLRSFLELGGNKTELAKQLHLSRPTLYAKLATIQRLLGVGLDDAESRTSLHAAMLILRLRHP; this is translated from the coding sequence ATGCAGCCCACCATCGTCGACATCCTGGCGCTCCCGGTCGTGCAGGCGGGAACACCCGAGTTGATCGGCGGCGGACCGCTCGACAGACCGGTCCGATGGGTGCACGTCAGCGATCTACCCGACCTGTCGAACCTTCTCCAGGGTGGCGAACTCGTCCTCACCACCGGCCAACCCCTCGCAGACGACTCGTCGAGCGTGGCGTACCTCGAGGGACTGGCCGCGGCGGGCGCAGCCGGACTCGTCGTCGAACTCGGCGTGCACGTCGACACGGTGCCGGACGGGGTGGCACGCGCCGCCGACAGACTGTCGTTCCCCGTCGTCGCACTGCACCGTCAGATCCGGTTCGTCGAGGTCACCGAGGAAGTGCACCGCTCGATCGTCGCGGAGCAGTACGACGAGGTCGCCTTCGCACGGCACGCGCACGAGGTCTTCACCGACCTGAGCATGAAACGGGCGTCACTCGGTGAGATCGTCGACGCCGCAGCCGGCATGCTCGGCGCCCCGATCGTCCTCGAGGACCTCAACCGGCAGGTACTGGCGTTCGCGGCGCAGGGAACCACGGCGGCGGACCTCCTCGCCGAGTGGGAACGTCGATCGCGGCTGACGCCCGTGTCGCACCAGACCGCGGTCGACGGCCCGGAGTCGTGGACGACGACGCCCGTCGGCGCACATCGGCAGGAATGGGGACGACTCGTCGCCCCCCGACCCGTCGCCGCCGAAGGTCGGGCGCGGATGACCCTCGAACGTGCCGCGCAGGCGCTCGCACTGAACCGCATGGTCGAGCAGGACCGGACCGCACTCGAGCAGCAGGCCCAGAGCGGACTCGTCGACGAACTCCGCCGCGGACGCATCCAGGACGAGGCCGAAGCGACCGCGCGTGCCCATGCGCTCGGCCTCCGGCCGGCGCTGACCTACCTGCCGATGACCATCCGGGTCAGCGAAACCGCCAGCGCCGACCAGGTTCTCGCGCAGCGACGCCGAGTGAACATGCTGGACGCCGTCCGCCACGCGGTCCGGACGTCGCGGCAAACCGCACTCACCGCGAACACCCGCGCCGGGCAGATCGACCTGCTCCTGTCCCATCCACCGGCGTCCACACCCGACGCGCTGCCCGAACTCTGCGCGGCGATCCGTGCCGCACTCATCCGGCTGGACGGCGTCCTGCAGTGCACGATCGGCGTCGGTCCCGAATCGACCCGGCTCCTGGACGCCGCAGGCGGCCTGACGGAATCCGCTCACATCGCCGAGGTCGCGCTGTCGTTGCCACCGGGCGACAAGGTCTTTCACCGAGCAGCCGACATCCGGTTGCGCGGTCTCCTCGCCCTCATCCGGACCGATCCGCGTGTGCAGGCTTTCGCCGAGACCGAACTCCGCGGCCTGCTGGAGCATCAGGCGCGGCACGGCGGCGACAGCGTCGACGTCCTGCGCAGCTTCCTCGAACTCGGTGGCAACAAGACGGAACTCGCGAAACAGCTCCATCTCTCCCGCCCCACGCTCTACGCGAAACTGGCCACGATCCAGCGACTGCTCGGTGTCGGCCTCGACGACGCCGAGTCCCGGACGTCGCTGCACGCGGCCATGCTGATCCTGCGGCTCCGCCACCCGTGA
- the ald gene encoding alanine dehydrogenase, giving the protein MKIGIPREIKNHEYRVAISPAGVHELNERGHEVVIESGAGIGSSFADEDFKAAGAQILQAADQVWDTADLLLKVKEPIAEEYARLRQDQVLFTYLHLAASKECTDALLASKTTSIAYETVVGADGSLPLLAPMSEVAGRLAPQAGAYHLMRHGGGRGVLMGGVPGVRPAKVVVIGAGVSGKNAIAIAYGMQADVTVLDLSIARLREIDALYHGQVKTIASNSLELEQAVQGADLVIGAVLVPGAKAPTLVSNNLVSRMKPGSVLVDIAIDQGGCFEDSRPTTHAEPTYQVHDSVFYCVANMPGAVPRTSTYALTNATLPYVVALADKGWKEATATVPGLAAGLSTHDGQLLSAEVAAAHGYTAVS; this is encoded by the coding sequence ATGAAGATCGGCATCCCCCGCGAAATCAAGAACCACGAGTACCGCGTGGCCATCAGCCCCGCCGGTGTCCACGAACTCAACGAACGCGGCCACGAGGTCGTCATCGAATCCGGCGCAGGCATCGGCTCGTCCTTCGCCGACGAAGACTTCAAAGCCGCAGGCGCCCAGATCCTCCAGGCCGCCGACCAGGTATGGGACACCGCCGACCTGCTCCTGAAGGTCAAGGAACCCATCGCCGAGGAATACGCCCGCCTGCGCCAGGACCAGGTGCTGTTCACCTACCTGCACCTGGCCGCATCGAAGGAGTGCACCGACGCACTGCTCGCGTCGAAGACCACCTCCATCGCCTACGAAACCGTCGTCGGCGCCGACGGTTCCCTCCCGCTGCTCGCCCCGATGAGCGAGGTCGCCGGACGCCTCGCCCCACAGGCCGGCGCCTACCACCTCATGCGCCACGGCGGCGGCCGCGGCGTCCTGATGGGCGGCGTCCCCGGCGTGCGCCCCGCCAAGGTCGTCGTCATCGGCGCCGGCGTCTCCGGCAAGAACGCGATCGCGATCGCCTACGGCATGCAGGCCGACGTCACCGTCCTGGACCTGTCCATCGCCCGCCTCCGAGAGATCGACGCCCTCTACCACGGCCAGGTCAAGACCATCGCTTCGAACAGCCTCGAACTCGAACAGGCCGTCCAGGGCGCCGACCTCGTCATCGGCGCCGTCCTCGTCCCCGGCGCCAAGGCCCCCACCCTCGTCTCCAACAACCTCGTCTCACGGATGAAGCCCGGCTCGGTGCTCGTCGACATCGCCATCGACCAGGGCGGCTGCTTCGAGGACTCACGACCCACCACCCACGCCGAGCCCACCTACCAGGTCCACGACTCCGTCTTCTACTGCGTCGCCAACATGCCCGGCGCCGTCCCCCGCACCTCCACCTACGCCCTCACCAACGCCACCCTCCCCTACGTCGTGGCGCTCGCCGACAAGGGCTGGAAGGAAGCCACCGCGACCGTCCCCGGACTCGCCGCGGGACTGTCCACCCACGACGGACAGCTGCTGTCCGCCGAAGTCGCTGCCGCGCACGGCTACACCGCAGTCTCCTGA
- a CDS encoding LamB/YcsF family protein yields MPAIDLNSDLGESYGAWTLGDDLAMLKLVTSANVACGFHAGDPTTLSATCSAASELTVRIGAQVGYHDLAGFGRRFIDVAPRDLTADVVYQIGALDGLAQVSGSAVAYVKPHGALYNAIVHHREQARAVVAAVSAYDETLPVLGLPGSVFLEEAEKAGLRTVTEAFADRAYTPEGTLVPRTTDGAVLHDPAVVAERVRRLVVDHTLEAVDGTVLAVTAESVCVHGDTPAAVEMATAIRSLLDAEGITVEPFV; encoded by the coding sequence GTGCCGGCAATCGATCTGAACAGCGACCTCGGCGAGAGCTACGGCGCCTGGACCCTCGGCGACGACCTGGCGATGCTGAAGCTCGTGACCAGTGCCAATGTGGCCTGCGGCTTTCATGCGGGCGATCCCACAACCCTGTCGGCCACCTGTTCGGCGGCGTCCGAGCTGACGGTCCGGATCGGCGCGCAGGTCGGCTACCACGACCTCGCCGGGTTCGGGCGCCGGTTCATCGACGTCGCGCCGCGTGACCTGACGGCCGACGTCGTCTATCAGATCGGTGCTCTCGACGGTCTCGCCCAGGTTTCCGGCTCCGCGGTGGCGTACGTGAAACCCCACGGCGCGCTGTACAACGCGATCGTCCACCATCGTGAGCAGGCCCGCGCGGTGGTCGCGGCGGTCAGCGCGTACGACGAGACGCTGCCCGTCCTCGGCCTGCCCGGTTCGGTGTTCCTCGAGGAGGCCGAGAAGGCCGGACTGCGGACGGTCACCGAGGCGTTCGCAGACCGCGCGTACACACCCGAGGGGACGCTGGTGCCGCGCACGACGGACGGGGCCGTACTGCACGATCCCGCGGTGGTGGCCGAACGGGTCCGCAGACTCGTCGTCGATCACACCCTCGAAGCGGTCGACGGTACGGTCCTCGCGGTCACCGCCGAATCCGTCTGCGTCCACGGCGATACGCCCGCAGCCGTCGAGATGGCCACCGCCATCCGGTCGTTGCTCGACGCCGAGGGCATCACGGTGGAGCCGTTCGTGTGA